Proteins found in one Deinococcus humi genomic segment:
- a CDS encoding phospholipase A2 yields MTTTIKTFGLGYLLLGALILTSCGSQGGTAGTPPAPAAGAEQGKTTEPTVAEQIAAFALRPELQDADSQAILKEHANDPLLLQGLKEAYGLPNEGLNAEALALQAGQPGLSVQATGKAGYAQSVAWGSISHYAAERRSPNYSGLNWNYDGCSAPKGLGLGYSDFFRSACNVHDFGYRNLPILISIPYWPYNKARTDSAFLSNMRGLCNSKSWYARPGCYAAAQAYYEVVSSAFGWTKWHR; encoded by the coding sequence ATGACCACTACCATCAAGACCTTCGGACTCGGGTATCTGTTGCTGGGGGCACTCATCCTCACTTCCTGCGGATCGCAGGGCGGCACAGCGGGGACTCCACCTGCGCCAGCCGCCGGTGCGGAACAGGGCAAAACGACTGAGCCGACGGTGGCCGAGCAGATCGCCGCGTTTGCCCTGCGCCCCGAATTGCAAGACGCCGACAGTCAGGCCATCCTCAAGGAGCATGCCAATGATCCACTGCTGCTCCAGGGCCTGAAAGAAGCGTATGGATTGCCGAACGAGGGACTGAATGCAGAAGCGTTGGCTCTCCAGGCAGGTCAGCCGGGCCTGAGTGTCCAGGCCACGGGTAAGGCGGGTTATGCCCAGAGTGTGGCCTGGGGTAGCATCAGTCACTACGCCGCAGAGCGGCGCTCGCCCAACTACAGCGGCCTGAACTGGAATTACGACGGCTGCAGCGCTCCAAAGGGGTTGGGGCTGGGCTACAGCGACTTTTTCCGCAGCGCCTGCAACGTGCATGACTTCGGTTATCGCAACCTGCCCATACTCATCTCTATCCCTTACTGGCCCTACAACAAGGCCAGAACGGACTCAGCTTTCCTGAGCAACATGCGGGGGCTGTGCAACTCGAAGAGCTGGTATGCCCGCCCCGGCTGTTACGCTGCGGCGCAGGCGTACTATGAAGTGGTAAGCAGCGCGTTTGGATGGACCAAGTGGCATCGCTAA
- a CDS encoding sensor histidine kinase, whose translation MTIPVPPAISPSDSPPVSAGRTGLHWRPFRQSLLTWATRVGADQSLAEVRGAIRWTGLLLWLALLLHSLLAPPSREGLTQGELLPWMMVMLGFITVFLTATSMPDQQRWQRLVLCLAALETVLALVGNELLDGNSVLAGLLLVIAAQVAVILPVRWMLVWVAAQTVGLITIYLTYWNAPDAWSYGTGYLCFQLFAMTTAQTAVREVRARRQLAVVVDELRATRALLADASRQAERLQISRELHDLMGHHLTALGMNLQVALHLLPPGPARPHVEQAGELSRTLLSDVRTAVRGMREAAPCNVRAEIEALARVAPLPVHLSFSPDFSVPCPVRSQVLLRTVQEGLTNAMRHAGARQVWLDFACGSVPHGAGRQLTLHARDDGHGTLKLQPGCGLSGMRERLDSVGGTLEVRAHPGQPLELLVSLPLPSAVPAEGSVLISGPTTGAQGEKS comes from the coding sequence ATGACTATTCCGGTTCCTCCTGCGATTTCCCCGTCCGATTCGCCGCCCGTCTCTGCGGGGCGCACCGGTCTGCACTGGCGTCCGTTTCGCCAGAGCCTGCTGACCTGGGCCACGCGGGTCGGCGCCGACCAATCTCTCGCAGAAGTACGCGGGGCCATTCGCTGGACTGGGTTGCTGCTATGGCTGGCGTTGCTGCTGCATTCGCTGCTGGCTCCCCCCAGCCGAGAGGGGTTGACCCAGGGGGAGCTCTTGCCCTGGATGATGGTCATGCTGGGCTTCATCACCGTGTTCCTGACGGCGACTTCCATGCCTGATCAGCAGCGGTGGCAGCGACTGGTGCTGTGTCTGGCAGCCCTGGAGACGGTGCTGGCGCTGGTGGGCAACGAATTGCTGGACGGCAACAGTGTCCTGGCAGGATTGCTGCTGGTGATTGCGGCCCAGGTGGCGGTGATCCTTCCGGTGCGCTGGATGCTGGTGTGGGTGGCGGCCCAGACCGTGGGGCTGATAACTATCTATTTGACTTACTGGAATGCCCCGGACGCGTGGTCCTACGGCACCGGCTACCTGTGTTTTCAACTGTTCGCCATGACCACGGCGCAGACGGCCGTGCGTGAGGTTCGCGCGCGGCGTCAGCTGGCGGTAGTGGTCGACGAACTGCGCGCCACCCGCGCTCTGCTCGCCGACGCCAGCCGTCAGGCCGAGCGCCTCCAGATCTCGCGCGAGTTGCATGATCTGATGGGTCACCATCTGACCGCGCTGGGCATGAACCTGCAAGTGGCCTTACATCTGCTGCCCCCTGGTCCGGCCCGCCCGCATGTGGAGCAGGCAGGGGAATTGTCCCGCACCCTGCTGAGCGATGTCCGGACTGCTGTGCGCGGCATGCGGGAAGCAGCCCCCTGCAATGTCCGGGCCGAGATCGAGGCGCTGGCCCGTGTGGCGCCGCTCCCGGTCCACCTGAGCTTCTCGCCAGACTTCAGCGTGCCGTGTCCAGTGCGGTCTCAGGTGTTGCTGCGGACGGTCCAGGAAGGCCTGACCAACGCCATGCGGCACGCAGGGGCACGGCAGGTATGGCTGGATTTCGCCTGTGGGTCTGTCCCACATGGTGCGGGCCGCCAGCTCACCCTCCACGCCCGCGACGATGGGCATGGAACCCTCAAACTCCAGCCTGGCTGCGGCCTGAGCGGCATGCGTGAGCGCCTGGACAGCGTGGGCGGCACGCTGGAGGTGCGGGCGCATCCTGGTCAACCACTGGAACTGCTGGTGTCCTTGCCGCTGCCCAGCGCAGTCCCGGCAGAGGGTTCGGTGTTAATCAGCGGGCCGACTACTGGTGCCCAAGGAGAAAAGTCATGA